DNA from Polaribacter sp. NJDZ03:
TATATTTAATCATATTGCCCTTTCTGTAAAAGATGTAGATACATCTATAGCGTTTTATCAAAAAGTACTTCAACTAAAAGAAATTAAAAATACTGCTTCTAATTCAAAGACAAGATGGTTATCTCTTGGGGAAGGAAAACAACTTCATATAATTCCTCGTCCTGATGCGATCATTAAAACGAATAAAGCTGTACATTTTGCTTTATCAACCACAGATATTGCCACATTTATACTACATTTAAAAGAATTAAAAATTGAGTATTCCGATTGGATCGGTACAACAAACAAAGACTATGTTAGAAATGATGGAATTCTACAAGTGTATTTTCAAGATCCCAATGGATATTGGATTGAAGTAAATAATGATATCTAATAAATACTATTTCCATTTAATTCCACACCCCATACTTGGTTTTTGGTTTTCTAAAGCTGGTTTATTTTCTAATAAATTGTCTAGAGAGTTACATAAATCAATTCCTGTTACTGGCTTTCCGTTTCCTGGTCTAGAATCGTCTAATTGTCCGTGATAAACGGCTT
Protein-coding regions in this window:
- a CDS encoding VOC family protein codes for the protein MQPFIFNHIALSVKDVDTSIAFYQKVLQLKEIKNTASNSKTRWLSLGEGKQLHIIPRPDAIIKTNKAVHFALSTTDIATFILHLKELKIEYSDWIGTTNKDYVRNDGILQVYFQDPNGYWIEVNNDI